Proteins from one Deinococcus actinosclerus genomic window:
- a CDS encoding SCO family protein: protein MTGVSRWVTAALLVVAAVLGGLLVMRRAAPGVTAGEALDAPKALPALALVNDRGQATTLAASDGRMRLVFYGFVRCPDVCPATLASLKNMYAALSPEQRSRVQVQFITVDPGHDTPGVMREYLNRFDPAFTGLTGKPGTIDAAAREMFVANVAPMPAEDHSAHMDMEQGKTSSGAANAVQVGAAASVAARIHGDQVSVVDGQGRFVRVYGNLDVVGGDLERDLPGLIRQYAGR from the coding sequence ATGACGGGTGTCTCGAGATGGGTGACGGCGGCGCTGCTGGTGGTCGCGGCGGTGCTGGGCGGGTTACTGGTGATGCGGCGGGCCGCGCCGGGCGTGACGGCCGGTGAGGCGCTGGACGCTCCGAAGGCACTTCCGGCGCTGGCGCTGGTGAACGACCGGGGCCAGGCGACGACGCTGGCCGCCTCGGACGGGCGGATGCGGCTGGTGTTCTACGGGTTCGTGCGCTGCCCGGACGTGTGCCCGGCGACGCTGGCGAGCCTGAAGAACATGTACGCGGCGCTGAGCCCCGAGCAGCGGTCGCGGGTGCAGGTGCAGTTCATCACGGTGGACCCCGGGCACGACACGCCCGGCGTGATGCGCGAGTACCTGAACCGCTTCGATCCGGCGTTCACCGGCCTGACCGGGAAGCCGGGGACGATCGACGCAGCGGCGCGGGAGATGTTCGTGGCGAACGTGGCTCCGATGCCCGCAGAGGACCACAGCGCGCATATGGACATGGAGCAGGGGAAGACGTCCAGTGGCGCGGCGAATGCCGTCCAGGTGGGCGCGGCGGCGTCGGTGGCGGCGCGCATTCATGGGGATCAGGTGAGTGTCGTGGACGGTCAGGGCCGTTTCGTGCGGGTGTACGGGAACCTGGACGTGGTGGGCGGTGACCTGGAGCGGGATCTACCGGGGCTGATCCGCCAGTACGCGGGGCGCTGA
- the ruvB gene encoding Holliday junction branch migration DNA helicase RuvB: MTEPLDAALRPKTLTDYVGQARLKEKLGVYLQAARGRKEALDHTLLFGPPGLGKTTLAHIIAHELGVNIRVTSGPAIEKPGDLAAILTNSLEEGDVLFIDEIHRLGRVAEEHLYPAMEDFKLDIVLGQGPAARTIELPLPRFTLVGATTRPGLITAPMRSRFGIIEHLEYYTPDEIGVNLLRDARLLGFGLDEEAAVEIGARARGTMRIAKRLLRRVRDYADVAGETTIGLPRAQDALDKLGLDSAGLDDRDKKYLETLIHRFAGGPVGVDTLATAISEDSLTLEDVYEPYLIQLGFIKRTPRGRVATAHAYDHLGLPVSGDHDLGFYAN; encoded by the coding sequence ATGACTGAACCGCTCGACGCGGCCCTGCGGCCCAAGACCCTGACGGACTACGTCGGGCAGGCGCGACTGAAGGAGAAACTCGGCGTGTACCTCCAGGCCGCGCGCGGCCGCAAGGAGGCGCTCGACCACACCCTGCTGTTCGGCCCGCCCGGGCTGGGCAAGACCACCCTGGCGCACATCATCGCGCACGAACTGGGCGTGAACATCCGCGTGACCTCCGGCCCGGCCATCGAGAAACCCGGCGATCTCGCCGCGATCCTCACGAACAGCCTCGAAGAAGGCGACGTGCTGTTCATTGACGAGATCCACCGCCTGGGCCGCGTCGCGGAGGAGCACCTGTACCCCGCGATGGAGGACTTCAAGCTGGACATCGTGCTGGGGCAGGGTCCGGCCGCGCGCACCATCGAGCTGCCGCTGCCGCGCTTCACGCTGGTCGGCGCGACCACCCGCCCGGGCCTGATCACGGCGCCCATGCGCAGCCGCTTCGGGATCATCGAGCACCTCGAGTACTACACGCCCGACGAGATCGGCGTGAACTTGTTACGCGACGCCCGCCTGCTGGGCTTCGGGCTGGACGAGGAGGCGGCCGTCGAGATCGGCGCCCGGGCGCGCGGCACCATGCGCATCGCCAAGCGGCTGCTGCGGCGCGTGCGCGACTACGCCGACGTGGCGGGCGAGACGACCATCGGCCTGCCCCGCGCGCAGGACGCGCTGGACAAGCTGGGCCTGGACAGCGCGGGTCTGGACGACCGCGACAAGAAGTACCTGGAAACCCTGATCCACCGCTTCGCGGGCGGCCCGGTCGGCGTGGACACACTGGCCACCGCGATCAGCGAGGACAGCCTGACCCTGGAGGACGTGTACGAGCCGTACCTGATCCAGCTGGGCTTCATCAAGCGCACGCCCCGGGGTCGCGTGGCCACCGCGCACGCCTACGACCACCTGGGCCTCCCGGTCAGCGGTGACCACGACCTCGGGTTCTACGCGAACTGA
- a CDS encoding molybdopterin oxidoreductase family protein has protein sequence MTAPDSLSRDVLLTCPLDCPDACRLKVTVGRDAPGGPERMLKVTGDAAHPITRGFACAKTVHYPARANHPDRPLYPLKRVNAKTEAEPVWARVTWDEALDDIAARLRTLLDTRGPGSILRYNYAGTMGLMEGTHVHALFRALGAPELDETICATAGTEAWSLGYGTRFGVDPADVAHARLIVLWGINSLSTNSHLTPHLTAARKAGARIVCVDPYRNRTAAFADEHLKIIPGTDAALALGVMHELFAHGWTDEAYIAEATTGVGELREAAREWTPERTAEVTGLDADVIRAFARAVGTTRPTYFRVGYGMTRHEHGGTNLRAVTLIPALTGDWRHRGGGCTLSNSGAFRLNRTRLGAAHLIRPDAARVNMNEYAAALRPERGFGATFIYNCNPAVVAPDAGRVRAGLQRDDLLVVVLEQAMTETARLADYLLPATTFAEHADVYTSYGHHYLGYNPATLDAPGEARPNSWVFQELARRLGVTEPSVYWTVDELLEELLASDHPLVAGITPERLKAEGSVRLNLPDGFLPYAHGAETPSGKVQLSPAPAHREPLAGLNAEYPVRLLTPPAHHFLNSTYGNLANLNRAEGGEPHLLLHPGDAQASGVTDGALATLTSEIGSVQRRVKVTDAAQPGAAILEGTWWGLSAPDGRSINELTAQTLTDLGGGSTFHNTRIRIEPA, from the coding sequence ATGACCGCGCCCGACTCCCTTTCGCGTGATGTGCTGCTCACCTGCCCGCTGGACTGCCCGGACGCCTGCCGCCTGAAGGTGACGGTGGGCCGCGACGCGCCGGGCGGCCCGGAGCGGATGCTGAAGGTGACGGGGGACGCCGCCCACCCGATCACGAGGGGCTTCGCGTGCGCCAAGACCGTGCATTACCCGGCCCGCGCGAACCACCCGGACCGGCCGCTGTACCCCCTGAAACGCGTGAACGCGAAGACGGAGGCCGAGCCGGTCTGGGCGCGCGTGACCTGGGACGAGGCGCTGGACGACATCGCCGCGCGCCTGCGCACCCTGCTGGACACGCGCGGGCCCGGCAGCATCCTGCGCTACAACTACGCGGGCACGATGGGCCTGATGGAGGGCACGCACGTGCATGCGCTGTTCCGCGCGCTGGGCGCCCCGGAACTGGACGAGACGATCTGCGCCACGGCGGGCACCGAGGCCTGGAGCCTGGGTTACGGCACGCGCTTCGGGGTGGACCCGGCGGACGTGGCGCACGCGCGGCTGATCGTGCTGTGGGGCATCAATTCCCTGAGTACGAACAGTCACCTGACGCCGCACCTGACGGCGGCCCGCAAGGCCGGGGCGCGGATCGTGTGCGTGGACCCGTACCGCAACCGCACGGCGGCCTTCGCGGACGAGCACCTGAAGATCATTCCCGGCACGGACGCCGCGCTGGCGCTGGGCGTGATGCACGAGCTGTTCGCGCACGGCTGGACGGACGAGGCGTACATCGCCGAGGCGACCACCGGCGTGGGGGAGCTGCGCGAGGCGGCCCGCGAGTGGACGCCCGAGCGCACCGCCGAGGTCACCGGGCTGGACGCGGACGTGATCCGTGCGTTCGCCCGCGCGGTCGGCACGACGCGGCCCACGTACTTCCGGGTGGGGTACGGCATGACCCGCCACGAGCACGGCGGCACGAACCTCCGCGCCGTGACGCTGATCCCCGCGCTGACGGGGGACTGGCGGCACCGGGGTGGGGGCTGCACCCTGAGCAACAGCGGCGCGTTCCGGCTGAACCGTACCCGGCTGGGAGCCGCGCACCTGATCCGCCCGGACGCGGCGCGCGTGAACATGAACGAGTACGCCGCCGCCCTGCGCCCGGAACGGGGCTTCGGGGCCACGTTCATCTACAACTGCAACCCCGCCGTGGTCGCCCCGGACGCCGGGCGGGTCCGCGCGGGCCTGCAACGCGACGACCTGCTGGTCGTCGTGCTGGAACAGGCCATGACCGAGACGGCGCGGCTGGCCGACTACCTGCTGCCCGCCACGACCTTCGCCGAGCACGCCGACGTGTACACCAGCTACGGCCACCACTACCTGGGGTACAACCCCGCCACGCTGGACGCCCCCGGCGAGGCGCGGCCGAACTCCTGGGTGTTCCAGGAACTCGCGCGCCGCCTAGGCGTCACCGAACCCAGTGTGTACTGGACGGTGGACGAGCTGCTGGAGGAGCTGCTGGCCAGTGACCACCCCCTCGTGGCGGGCATCACCCCCGAGAGATTGAAGGCCGAGGGCAGCGTCCGCCTGAACCTCCCCGACGGGTTCCTGCCGTACGCGCACGGCGCGGAGACGCCCAGCGGGAAGGTGCAGCTCAGCCCCGCGCCCGCGCACCGTGAGCCCCTGGCGGGCCTGAACGCCGAGTACCCGGTGCGGCTGCTCACGCCGCCCGCGCATCACTTCCTGAACAGTACCTACGGGAATCTGGCGAACCTCAACCGCGCCGAGGGGGGCGAGCCGCACCTGCTGCTGCACCCAGGTGACGCGCAGGCGTCCGGCGTGACCGACGGGGCGCTCGCCACGCTGACCAGCGAGATCGGCAGCGTGCAGCGCCGCGTGAAGGTCACGGACGCCGCGCAGCCCGGCGCGGCCATCCTGGAGGGTACGTGGTGGGGCCTCAGCGCGCCGGACGGGCGCAGCATCAACGAGCTCACCGCGCAGACCCTCACCGACCTGGGGGGCGGCAGCACCTTCCACAACACCCGCATCCGCATCGAACCCGCTTAA
- a CDS encoding VOC family protein → MRAVTPFLMFQGQAAPALALYLTLPGARLLHRQDTPEGRVQMAELELSGQRVRVTDSPVPHAFTFTPSTSLFLDCDTREEFDRVCGALGAGGEYLMPPDDYGFSVRFAWLNDPHGVSWQVNLPA, encoded by the coding sequence ATGCGCGCCGTCACCCCGTTTCTGATGTTCCAGGGACAGGCCGCGCCCGCCCTGGCGCTGTACCTGACCCTGCCTGGCGCGCGCCTCCTGCACCGCCAGGACACCCCGGAAGGCCGCGTGCAGATGGCCGAACTGGAGCTGAGCGGGCAGCGCGTGCGCGTCACCGACTCGCCCGTCCCGCACGCGTTCACGTTCACGCCGTCCACGTCGCTGTTCCTCGACTGCGACACCCGTGAGGAATTCGACCGGGTGTGCGGCGCGCTCGGCGCGGGCGGCGAGTACCTCATGCCCCCCGACGACTACGGCTTCAGTGTCCGCTTCGCGTGGCTGAACGACCCGCACGGCGTGTCCTGGCAGGTGAACCTCCCGGCATGA
- a CDS encoding SDR family oxidoreductase: MKTVLITGGSRGIGAATARLAAQAGYAVGLSYRQDAAAAAGIVQEIEAAGGRALAVQADVGDAGDVERLFDTVQTGLGGLHALVNNAGTLERQARVDELDAARLQRVLTTNVIGAFLCAGAAVRRLSTRHGGPGGVIVNVSSRAAVLGSGGEYVDYAASKGAVDTLTVGLAREVAAEGVRVCGVRPGLIDTAIHALGGEPQRVARLAGSVPLGRGGTPDEVAQAVLWLLSPQAAYVTGTTLDVSGGR; this comes from the coding sequence ATGAAGACCGTGCTGATCACGGGTGGCAGCCGGGGCATCGGCGCGGCCACCGCCCGCCTCGCCGCGCAGGCCGGGTACGCGGTGGGCCTGAGCTACCGCCAGGACGCCGCCGCCGCTGCCGGGATCGTCCAGGAGATCGAGGCCGCCGGGGGCCGCGCGCTGGCAGTCCAGGCCGACGTGGGGGACGCCGGGGACGTGGAACGCCTCTTCGACACCGTGCAGACCGGACTGGGCGGCCTGCACGCCCTGGTGAACAACGCCGGGACGCTGGAACGGCAGGCGCGTGTGGACGAACTCGACGCGGCGCGGCTCCAGCGGGTGCTCACCACGAACGTGATCGGTGCGTTCCTCTGCGCGGGCGCGGCTGTCCGGCGGCTCTCCACCCGGCACGGCGGGCCGGGCGGCGTGATCGTGAACGTCTCCTCCCGCGCGGCCGTGCTCGGCTCGGGCGGCGAGTACGTGGACTACGCCGCCTCGAAGGGCGCCGTGGACACCCTGACCGTCGGCCTGGCCCGCGAGGTCGCCGCCGAGGGCGTCCGCGTGTGCGGCGTGCGCCCCGGCCTGATCGACACTGCTATCCACGCGCTGGGCGGCGAACCGCAGCGCGTGGCGCGCCTCGCGGGCAGCGTCCCCCTGGGCCGCGGCGGCACGCCCGACGAGGTCGCGCAGGCCGTCCTCTGGCTGCTCTCGCCGCAGGCGGCGTACGTGACCGGCACCACCCTCGACGTCAGCGGGGGGCGTTAG
- a CDS encoding Type 1 glutamine amidotransferase-like domain-containing protein has product MKLLLTSGGVTNASIHAALVERLGRPTAECHALCIPTAQHGHPWCTPGSAWRFVAGRSPAPMVDLGWASVGLLELLALPHRPREQWEAWVRAADVLLVDGGDAAFLTHWLRQTGLADLLPELKDTVWVGVSAGSMALTPRIGSQFVSWAGADGDDRGLGLVDVPIFPHLNYPDFPDNRMANAEAWAAQIGGPAYALDDQSALQVVDGVTQVISEGEWRAFP; this is encoded by the coding sequence ATGAAACTGCTGCTGACCTCCGGCGGCGTCACGAACGCCAGCATCCACGCCGCGCTGGTCGAGAGGCTGGGCAGACCCACCGCCGAGTGTCACGCGCTGTGCATTCCCACCGCGCAGCACGGCCACCCCTGGTGCACGCCCGGCAGCGCGTGGCGCTTCGTCGCCGGACGCAGCCCCGCCCCGATGGTGGACCTGGGCTGGGCCAGCGTGGGCCTGCTGGAACTCCTGGCCCTGCCGCACCGGCCCCGCGAGCAGTGGGAGGCGTGGGTGCGCGCCGCCGACGTGCTCCTCGTGGACGGCGGCGACGCAGCGTTCCTGACCCACTGGCTGCGGCAGACCGGACTGGCCGACCTGCTCCCCGAGCTGAAGGACACCGTCTGGGTGGGCGTGAGCGCGGGCAGCATGGCCCTGACGCCCCGCATCGGTTCACAGTTCGTCTCGTGGGCCGGGGCGGACGGCGACGACCGCGGGCTGGGCCTCGTGGACGTCCCGATCTTCCCGCACCTGAACTACCCCGACTTCCCCGACAACCGCATGGCGAACGCCGAGGCGTGGGCCGCGCAGATCGGCGGGCCCGCCTACGCCCTGGACGACCAGAGCGCCCTGCAAGTGGTGGACGGCGTGACCCAGGTCATCTCGGAAGGGGAGTGGCGGGCGTTCCCGTGA
- a CDS encoding VOC family protein, producing MFTLHPYLGFDGQAREALEFYRSCLGGTLDLMTVADSPVAAQIPAHMQEFILHGSLTSGALTLSASDMTEDVGRTHSVTLALTTHDLGHARQVFGSLSQGGAVTHPLSPSFWGGTFGQLTDRYGHHWMMNVLPQPG from the coding sequence ATGTTCACCCTGCACCCCTACCTTGGCTTTGATGGACAGGCCCGCGAGGCCCTGGAGTTCTACCGGTCCTGCCTGGGCGGCACCCTGGACCTCATGACCGTCGCGGACTCCCCGGTCGCCGCGCAGATCCCGGCGCACATGCAGGAGTTCATCCTGCACGGCAGCCTCACGAGCGGCGCCCTGACTCTGAGCGCCTCGGACATGACCGAGGACGTGGGCCGCACCCACAGCGTCACCCTGGCGCTGACCACCCACGACCTGGGGCACGCCCGGCAGGTCTTCGGCTCGCTCTCTCAGGGCGGCGCGGTCACGCACCCCCTGAGCCCCTCGTTCTGGGGCGGCACCTTCGGGCAGCTCACCGACCGCTACGGGCACCACTGGATGATGAACGTCCTCCCCCAGCCCGGCTGA
- a CDS encoding VOC family protein encodes MNWTLEVIVVPVTDLDRARAFYADGLGFHVDHDTVRGGQRLIQFTPRGSGCSVVIGSALRPMPPGTLRGMQLVVNDLRAAHAELLARGVPVSDMQVRGGPTPRPATPDDDLNFVGFLSFQDPDGNGWSVQQITARP; translated from the coding sequence ATGAACTGGACCCTGGAAGTCATCGTGGTGCCCGTCACGGACCTCGACCGCGCCCGCGCCTTCTACGCCGACGGGCTGGGCTTTCACGTCGACCACGACACCGTGCGCGGCGGCCAGCGCCTCATCCAGTTCACGCCGCGCGGCTCCGGGTGCAGCGTCGTGATCGGCTCCGCGCTGCGGCCCATGCCGCCGGGCACCCTCCGGGGCATGCAGCTCGTCGTGAACGACCTGCGCGCCGCGCACGCCGAACTGCTCGCGCGCGGCGTGCCCGTCTCCGACATGCAGGTGCGCGGCGGCCCCACCCCCCGCCCCGCCACGCCCGACGACGACCTGAACTTCGTGGGCTTCCTGTCCTTCCAGGACCCCGACGGCAACGGCTGGAGTGTCCAGCAGATCACCGCCCGCCCCTGA
- a CDS encoding YdeI/OmpD-associated family protein, translated as MPTFTATLTLHGKTATGLSVPEHVITELNSGRRPSVHVTLNGTHSYRSTLGVMGGQTLLPVSAEHRAAAGLNAGDTVTVTLTPDAAPREVTLPTDLQSALDAQPGARDAFSQLSPSRQREHARQVETARADATRTRRIQAVLASLTHT; from the coding sequence ATGCCCACGTTCACCGCCACCCTGACTCTGCACGGCAAGACCGCCACCGGCCTGAGCGTCCCCGAGCACGTCATCACAGAACTGAACTCGGGCCGCCGCCCGTCCGTCCACGTCACCCTGAACGGCACGCACAGCTACCGTTCCACCCTGGGCGTCATGGGGGGACAGACCCTGCTGCCCGTCAGTGCCGAACACCGCGCCGCTGCCGGTCTGAATGCCGGGGACACCGTGACCGTCACCCTGACGCCCGACGCCGCCCCACGCGAGGTGACCCTCCCCACCGACCTGCAATCCGCCCTCGACGCGCAGCCCGGCGCCCGGGACGCCTTCAGCCAGCTCAGCCCCAGCCGCCAGCGGGAACACGCCCGGCAGGTCGAGACGGCCAGGGCAGACGCGACCCGCACCCGCCGCATCCAGGCCGTCCTGGCCAGCCTCACGCACACCTGA
- a CDS encoding dihydrofolate reductase family protein encodes MRPLIVTEFVSLDGVYEEHSPWRAPYDPDDGPFKRDELFASGALLLGRTTYEEFAAYWPTATGAFADRMNALPKYVATSRPGPLAWNATALGPDVVADVQALKAQPGGPLLVYGSGTLAQTLLRHRLVDELRLMVFPLVLGRGKRLFDTLEHLPLPLLATRDLGAGVLLLTYGPART; translated from the coding sequence GTGCGCCCCCTGATCGTCACCGAATTCGTGTCCCTGGACGGCGTGTACGAGGAACACTCGCCGTGGCGCGCGCCCTACGACCCGGACGACGGGCCGTTCAAACGCGACGAGCTGTTTGCCAGCGGCGCGCTGCTGCTGGGCCGCACCACCTACGAGGAATTCGCCGCGTACTGGCCGACCGCGACCGGTGCGTTCGCGGACCGCATGAACGCCCTGCCCAAGTACGTGGCGACCTCCCGTCCCGGCCCGCTGGCGTGGAACGCCACCGCGCTGGGGCCGGACGTGGTGGCCGACGTGCAGGCCCTGAAGGCTCAGCCGGGCGGCCCGCTGCTCGTGTACGGCAGCGGCACCCTCGCGCAGACGCTCCTGAGGCACCGACTGGTAGACGAACTGCGCCTGATGGTCTTCCCGCTCGTGCTGGGGCGCGGCAAACGGCTCTTCGACACACTGGAGCACCTGCCCCTGCCCCTGCTCGCCACGCGGGACCTGGGCGCGGGCGTCCTCCTGCTCACGTACGGCCCGGCGCGCACATGA
- a CDS encoding dihydrofolate reductase family protein, protein MRPLIVCNFVTLDGCYEDATRTLAPLFEYQHPDYHADDGFDHATLSLLERAGTLLLAGRESARNNLRYWQGVLTDPGATDVRRAFARRIAQIEVVIVSDHLTPDDLTAFPNARAVRVADAPDTVRTLKGQPGGPLLILLSRLLWNDLLARGLVDELHLTTFPLLAGPGGTPLFTGRPPVQFRLIRSETFPGSGNVLSVYDVTRTAAAGG, encoded by the coding sequence ATGCGTCCCCTGATCGTCTGTAATTTCGTCACGCTGGACGGCTGCTACGAGGACGCCACTCGCACCCTCGCGCCGCTGTTCGAGTACCAGCACCCCGACTACCACGCCGACGACGGGTTCGATCACGCCACGCTCTCGCTGCTGGAGCGCGCGGGCACGCTGCTGCTGGCCGGGCGCGAGTCCGCGCGGAACAACCTGCGCTACTGGCAGGGCGTCCTGACCGATCCGGGCGCGACCGACGTCCGCCGGGCCTTCGCGCGCCGCATCGCGCAGATCGAGGTGGTCATCGTGTCCGACCACCTGACCCCCGACGACCTGACCGCCTTCCCGAACGCCCGCGCCGTCCGCGTGGCCGACGCGCCCGACACCGTCCGCACCCTGAAGGGCCAGCCGGGCGGGCCGCTGCTGATCCTCCTGAGCCGCCTGCTGTGGAACGACCTGCTGGCCCGCGGACTGGTGGACGAACTGCACCTGACCACCTTCCCGCTGCTGGCCGGGCCCGGCGGCACGCCGCTGTTCACGGGCCGCCCCCCGGTGCAGTTCCGCCTGATCCGCTCGGAGACCTTCCCCGGGTCCGGGAACGTGCTCAGCGTGTACGACGTGACCCGCACCGCAGCGGCGGGCGGATGA
- a CDS encoding NupC/NupG family nucleoside CNT transporter, with amino-acid sequence MLDVFWGLGGMAVLIGLGLLLSVNRRAVNWRTVGLALLLQIAFGLIVLRWPLGRRALDAVSGAVQGVVNNAQQGINFVFGNLTNGQLEGAGFIFAFGVLPIIVFFSALIAVLYHLGVMQAVVRFLGGGLSRLLQTSRGESLSATANIFVGQTEAPLVVRPFIDRMTRSELFAVMVGGLASVAGSVLVGYSLLGVRLDYLIAASFMAAPAGLLMAKLIFPETEPTQDYKGDIPEDPEGRPVNVIDAAARGASSGLGLALNVGAMLIAFIGLIALLNAIIGQLGGLAGLPDLSIQLLLGYLFAPLAFLIGVPWEAATTAGSFIGQKLVTNEFVAFVEFAQTLKAGSVTPKVEAIVTFALCGFANLSSLAILLGGLGSLAPSRRADIAQLGLRAVAAGTLANLLSGTLAGMLLA; translated from the coding sequence ATGCTGGACGTTTTCTGGGGTCTGGGAGGCATGGCCGTACTGATCGGCCTGGGCCTCCTCCTGAGTGTGAACCGCCGCGCCGTGAACTGGCGCACCGTGGGACTGGCGCTGCTGCTGCAGATCGCCTTCGGACTGATCGTGCTGCGCTGGCCGCTGGGCCGCCGGGCGCTGGACGCCGTGTCGGGCGCCGTGCAGGGCGTCGTGAACAACGCGCAGCAGGGCATCAATTTCGTGTTCGGGAACCTGACGAACGGGCAGCTGGAGGGCGCGGGGTTCATCTTCGCGTTCGGCGTGCTGCCCATCATCGTGTTCTTCAGCGCGCTGATCGCCGTGCTGTACCACCTGGGCGTCATGCAGGCGGTCGTGCGCTTCCTGGGCGGCGGCCTGAGCCGCCTGCTGCAGACGAGCCGCGGGGAGAGCCTGTCGGCCACCGCGAACATCTTCGTGGGGCAGACCGAGGCGCCGCTGGTCGTGCGGCCCTTCATCGACCGCATGACCCGCTCGGAACTGTTCGCGGTGATGGTCGGCGGACTGGCCAGCGTGGCCGGCAGCGTGCTCGTGGGGTACTCGCTGCTGGGCGTGCGGCTGGACTACCTGATCGCCGCGTCGTTCATGGCCGCGCCCGCCGGGCTGCTCATGGCGAAACTGATTTTCCCGGAGACCGAACCCACCCAGGACTACAAGGGCGATATTCCCGAGGACCCGGAGGGCCGGCCCGTGAACGTGATCGACGCGGCGGCGCGCGGCGCGAGCAGCGGCCTGGGCCTCGCGCTGAACGTCGGGGCGATGCTGATCGCGTTCATCGGCCTGATCGCGCTGCTGAACGCCATCATCGGGCAGCTGGGCGGGCTGGCGGGCCTGCCGGACCTGAGCATCCAGCTGCTGCTGGGCTACCTGTTCGCGCCGCTGGCGTTCCTGATCGGCGTGCCGTGGGAGGCCGCCACGACCGCCGGGAGTTTCATCGGGCAGAAGCTCGTCACGAACGAGTTCGTGGCCTTCGTGGAATTCGCCCAGACCCTCAAGGCGGGCAGCGTGACGCCCAAGGTGGAGGCCATCGTGACCTTCGCGCTGTGCGGCTTCGCGAACCTGTCGAGCCTCGCGATCCTGCTGGGCGGCCTGGGCAGCCTCGCCCCCAGCCGCCGCGCCGACATCGCCCAGCTGGGCCTGCGCGCCGTGGCCGCCGGGACGCTCGCGAACCTGCTGAGCGGCACCCTGGCCGGGATGCTCCTCGCCTGA
- a CDS encoding ArsC/Spx/MgsR family protein, whose translation MSELQVQVFGTRKSKETRAAERFFKERKIKIHFVDLKERPIAKVELSRFVQKFGLNALLDLEGKAYERSNLAYLRTTEDGVIARIIDDPELLRLPLVRAGKHLTVGEDPDGWKALVAGG comes from the coding sequence ATGAGTGAGTTGCAGGTGCAGGTGTTCGGCACGCGCAAGAGCAAGGAAACCCGCGCCGCCGAGCGCTTCTTCAAGGAACGTAAGATCAAGATCCATTTCGTGGACCTGAAGGAGCGGCCCATCGCCAAGGTGGAGCTCAGCCGCTTCGTGCAGAAGTTCGGCCTGAACGCCCTGCTGGACCTGGAGGGCAAGGCGTACGAGCGCAGCAACCTTGCGTACCTGCGCACCACCGAGGACGGCGTGATCGCCAGGATCATCGACGATCCGGAGCTGCTGCGGCTGCCACTGGTGCGCGCCGGGAAGCACCTGACCGTCGGCGAGGACCCCGACGGCTGGAAGGCGCTGGTCGCGGGGGGCTGA